One segment of Myotis daubentonii chromosome 11, mMyoDau2.1, whole genome shotgun sequence DNA contains the following:
- the LOC132211740 gene encoding alpha-1-acid glycoprotein-like — MALPWALAVLSLLPLLDAQSPACPNFSVPITNASLDQISGKWFYIASAYRFPDYKKEASEIHAVFFYFTPNHTEDTILLREYTTVGDQCLYNSSSVKVHRENGTLSKSENGREHFRHLLLPKDPKTFMLASFPEDKQNMGLSFFADKPEATPEQMQQFYDYLTCMGMDKSEVMYTDEKKNVCLPLEKQHDEERKKEKEGSETDTAWDDDLADYGTPIEIPTHPDFLSSFPQLHQ; from the exons ATGGCGCTGCCCTGGGCCCTTGCAGTGTTGAGCCTTCTTCCCCTGCTGGACGCCCAGAGCCCGGCGTGTCCCAATTTCTCGGTGCCCATCACCAATGCCTCCCTGGACCAG ATCTCTGGCAAGTGGTTTTATATTGCCTCAGCTTACCGCTTCCCCGACTACAAGAAGGAAGCTAGTGAGATCCATGCAGTCTTCTTTTACTTCACCCCCAACCACACAGAGGACACGATACTGCTCAGAGAGTACACAACCGT GGGGGACCAGTGCCTCTATAACTCCAGCAGCGTGAAGGTCCATCGGGAAAATGGGACCCTGTCCAAATCCG AGAATGGCAGAGAACATTTTcgccacctgctgctccccaaGGACCCCAAGACCTTCATGCTCGCCTCTTTCCCAGAAGACAAGCAGAACATGGGGCTGTCCTTCTTTG CTGACAAGCCAGAGGCGACCCCAGAGCAAATGCAACAGTTCTATGACTACCTCACGTGCATGGGCATGGACAAGTCAGAAGTCATGTACACGGATGAAAAAAAG AATGTGTGCCTGCCGCTGGAGAAACAGCACgatgaggaaaggaagaaggaaaaggaggggtCTGAGACAGACACAGCATGGGATGATGACCTCGCTGACTATGGGACCCCGATTGAGATCCCCACCCACCCTGATTTCCTCAGTTCTTTTCCTCAGTTGCACCAATAA
- the LOC132211738 gene encoding alpha-1-acid glycoprotein-like, with protein sequence MALPWALAVLSLLPLLDAQSPACPNFSVPITNASLDQISGKWFYIASAYRFPDYKKEASEIHAVFFYFTPNHTEDTILLREYTTVGDQCLYNSSSVKVHRENGTLSKSENGREHFRHLLLPKDPKTFMLASFPEDKQNMGLSFFADKPEATPEQMQQFYDYLTCMGMDKSEVMYTDEKKNVCLPLEKQHDEERKKEKEGSETDTAWDDDLADYGTPIEIPTHPDFLSSFPQLHQ encoded by the exons ATGGCGCTGCCCTGGGCCCTTGCAGTCTTGAGCCTTCTTCCCCTGCTGGATGCCCAGAGCCCGGCGTGTCCCAATTTCTCGGTGCCCATCACCAATGCCTCCCTGGATCAG ATCTCTGGCAAGTGGTTTTATATTGCCTCAGCTTACCGCTTCCCCGACTACAAGAAGGAAGCTAGTGAGATCCATGCAGTCTTCTTTTACTTCACCCCCAACCACACAGAGGACACGATACTGCTCAGAGAGTACACAACCGT GGGGGACCAGTGCCTCTATAACTCCAGCAGCGTGAAGGTCCATCGGGAAAATGGGACCCTGTCCAAATCCG AGAATGGCAGAGAACATTTTcgccacctgctgctccccaaGGACCCCAAGACCTTCATGCTCGCCTCTTTCCCAGAAGACAAGCAGAACATGGGGCTGTCCTTCTTTG CTGACAAGCCAGAGGCGACCCCAGAGCAAATGCAACAGTTCTATGACTACCTCACGTGCATGGGCATGGACAAGTCAGAAGTCATGTACACGGATGAAAAAAAG AATGTGTGCCTGCCGCTGGAGAAACAGCACgatgaggaaaggaagaaggaaaaggaggggtCTGAGACAGACACAGCATGGGATGATGACCTCGCTGACTATGGGACCCCGATTGAGATCCCCACCCACCCTGATTTCCTCAGTTCTTTTCCTCAGTTGCACCAATAA